The nucleotide window GCATCTAATCAATCACAATTAAAAGTGAAAAGAGAAATCGATGGATCTACTTACTTAGCAGTTAATGAAAAGCCAAAGAAAGTGGTTTTTGATCAAGAAGTATCAAGGAAAGAATTGATGAAAAAGGTGGTAATGCATGAGTATCCTTTATTTATGGTTGACCACATTGGTTTTAGAAACTTTGTGAGGAGTTTAAATGACAACTTTAAGATGATTTCGAGAAAcacattgaaaaatgatgtgataAAAACGAACAACACAGAGAGGAGCTCTCTTAAAGTCTTGCTGGAGCGTGATGAGGGTAGAAATGCAATATCAACTGACATGTGGACCACCTCTACTCAAAAAAAGGGTATATGGCTGTGACGTCACATCTCATTGATGAAGAATGGGTTTTACATAATAGAACTCTAAGGTAATTCATTTTCctttcatttaaatttcattgctattgaattttaaattagttatgTGAATTTTATTTAAACTTGAATCCATGTTGGTGTGAATTTTGTTTAGGTTTTGTTATGTTCCATACCCACATAACAAAGAGGTTCTTGCCAAGATATTATTGGATTGTTTTTCTCAATTCACCTTGGAAAATAAAATCTCTTCTATTGTTGTTGATAATGCTACCACAAATGATGCAATGATGAATGTCTTGATGGATAAATTAGAAAGTAGTTCTTTAATGTTGGGTGgagattttttgcatatgaggtGTAGTGCTCACATTCTTAACTTGATTGTGAGAGATGGTTTAGATGTCATTGATTCTGGTATTTGCAATGTTCGAGATTGTGTTGCATTTTGGATGTCTACtcctaaaagaattgaaaagtttGAGGAAGCTTGTCGCCTTTTGAATGTGACTAAACCTAAAGGGGTGAGTCTTGATTGTAAAACTAGGTGGAACTCCACATATGATTTGCTTGACACTTGTTTGCCTTTTAAAGAAGTTTTTAATAAGTTGAAACGTCTACAAAGAAGGTTGAATTTTGATGTGCCTAGTGATCATGATTGGCAAACGGCTACTCTTGTTTGTCAAAAGTTGGAAATATTCTATAAGGCAACTAAGGTTTTTTCTGGTAGAAATCATCCAActtcaaatttgtattttcGTAATGTTTGTGAGATTAAACTTGCATTAACTAGTGAGGTGATGTCAAAGgtaattttatactaatttgcACATTTAGTCTATATTTTACTAACTaatgtaattatatttttcGTTATTGAAGTTAATTTTGAAGGAACTTATGCTTGTTCAACTATCAACGAAGATCGTAAGGATGTGGAAATAATGGACAATCTTGATATGGTATTTATTTTgcgttataaatttataatcttatattcttatatttaaatttttaaaaattgcatCTATTAATGAGTTTTTTTGGTTTGTAGGATATTGATGATGTTAGTGTTGAAGAATTTTGACAAATTGGGAACATTGGATGACTAAGAACATGAATGATtgacttttattaattatattaagttattttgaatgtgtttgttggatattttgaagacaattttaagttgtataatgttttttgggtgattcattgtgaaattatatatattattaacattagtctataaatatcgctttattgcaatctcaacacatttaaaaaaaaaaacagcaatattggacccgttttggacccgaatccggtactggatccgcagtatgtgcggatccgggtccggatctggatcctgttcttgaaaacggatctggatccggtctagatccgacccgttgccatccctacccTGCACCTTGCGATGATCCTGCACCCTATGAGGATCCCACAACATCCTAGGGGTACGTCAAGTCGACCTCTTCCAAATGTACGTCGGCATGAGGAGGAGATTCCCTCTGCACGTCTCCAAAGGTCTCCGGCGCAGCCACTTCTGGAATGAAGTGTTGGAACTGGGTCCCAAGGAGAATGCCTTGGGCAATTTCCCGTACAGGCTCCTCCTGACTAGACCTAATCACAGCTGAGACGCCTGGTGCCTACAAATCATTTGAACGTTATATAAAGTTATATTGTGTAAGTTCTAtgtttaataattcaacatggATGAGTACTTACAAACTGTGTCATCATCGGTGCGGGGGGCGTATTGAGCTGTTGCGATGATACGTCATGGTGTCATCTGTCGGCGaatgatggagaggaaccacacCATGTAATCTAGAGAAGTAGGTGCGCCTGCAGCATCAATTGGCGCACATTGCGCCAGCAACTCCAATCTTTGATCCCAGCGAGTGATGTGTCGCCCTGcaacatttgagaaattaataatttaagatgagtgagtttaagagaattattagTTCGAGAATGATTCTAAGTACACATGACATGAAACGTTCTTAATTTAATTTCtctcttctcttccttttcttttaatttgtttttttataaaattttttttttaaaaaaaaaaaacaaaaaaaaacacccAAACCCTTTTTTTTACTCTCTCTCACTTCGATTAAATCCAGATATCAGCCAAACCAAACAAATCCAAGACATCTTCTCCGTCTTTTCGCCATTTTCCCTGAAAAAGAATGATCAATCTGTGTTAGAAGATCTTCTACAAACAGCCATTTATCTTCCTTCCTCTAATCTTCGAAGGAACTTAGCTGCGAATTCAACTGGTTTGTTCTCTCTTGCGTTTTTTTTAAGGTATATGATTAATTCTTCTGCATTCTTGgttattttgaataaataatgGCTGATTactctttctttctttcctttctCTGGATTCGAACCACAAGGAGTGCAGCAGCCAAAATATTTATTGTAGCTGCCCTTGAATTTTGTCGGAAATGAGGGAAATCAAGCTTGACTTTGTTTCTGTTTGAGCGGGCACCGAAAATTCAAGCCAAAGTTGAATTTATTTTGGTTGATTGGGCATCAAAAATCTTATTGTGGCTTCTGAATTCTGTCGCTAAACAAGGAGGTGCAACaccttcctttttctttctttgattttttatgtTGTTTCATCTCCATTATTATATTGCTATTTACCTTAGTACACTTCTTAAATTTGTATCTTCTTCTTGTATCTTGTTTAAATCTTGAATGTTAGATTAATCTTGGAAATTGAGAAATTTATGGAAAACCTCAAATTAAATGAATCTAAGTATGATTGATATGTGATTATAGGTGATTGTGATTGAGGAGTTTTGGGGAAGAATTctaaaattaaatgtaatttgAGTTTTATAATGTATAAATGGTAATTGTGGAATGTTGAAACAATTTGTTGGAATTATTAATTAGCATGAAATTTACGAAGATTAGAATATTGATAGGATGTTGGATGTAGAAAGATTATGGAAActtgatgttcttgaatattaGGAGATTCTTGTGAAATTACTAATGGTGGATAAATCATGTTGTTATTAATCGAATAGTTGGGTAATTGTAAGTGTTGGATATAACCCTTGATTGTATATGATTGGTTGTTCTTGAGAGTATTTAGGGTTCGTGtggaaattattagttgaatggataaacTAGTTGTGTTCTTCTTTTTGGATAGTTTgttaatcttgtttaatttcttGGTTTTAAGTTAAGATGAACATgaaagtgtt belongs to Amaranthus tricolor cultivar Red isolate AtriRed21 chromosome 17, ASM2621246v1, whole genome shotgun sequence and includes:
- the LOC130803707 gene encoding zinc finger BED domain-containing protein RICESLEEPER 2-like; translation: MDNQNDGLDGASSQPIEHHIHESYGEFEGNVDVENESTEQSSAKSKKLTSEAWTYFDLVHVNGVQMAKCKTCKKILSYKGNSGTSHLLKHAKKTCSSRHLNLASNQSQLKVKREIDGSTYLAVNEKPKKVVFDQEVSRKELMKKVVMHEYPLFMVDHIGFRNFVRSLNDNFKMISRNTLKNDVIKTNNTERSSLKVLLERDEGRNAISTDMWTTSTQKKGIWLFCYVPYPHNKEVLAKILLDCFSQFTLENKISSIVVDNATTNDAMMNVLMDKLESSSLMLGGDFLHMRCSAHILNLIVRDGLDVIDSGICNVRDCVAFWMSTPKRIEKFEEACRLLNVTKPKGVSLDCKTRWNSTYDLLDTCLPFKEVFNKLKRLQRRLNFDVPSDHDWQTATLVCQKLEIFYKATKVFSGRNHPTSNLYFRNVFNFEGTYACSTINEDRKDVEIMDNLDMDIDDVSVEEF